A genomic stretch from Oncorhynchus tshawytscha isolate Ot180627B linkage group LG07, Otsh_v2.0, whole genome shotgun sequence includes:
- the LOC112246201 gene encoding myosin regulatory light polypeptide 9-like yields the protein MSSKRAKGKTTKKRPQRATSNVFAMFDQSQIQEFKEAFNMIDQNRDGFIDKEDLHDMLASLGKNPSDEYLEGMMAEAPGPINFTMFLTMFGERLNGTDPEDVIRNAFACFDEEGSGVLHEDHLRELLTTMGDRFTDEEVDELFREAPIDTKGNFNYAEFTRILKHGAKDKDDM from the exons ATGTCGAGCAAACGTGCAAAGGGGAAGACCACCAAGAAGCGGCCCCAGAGGGCCACGTCCAACGTGTTCGCCATGTTCGACCAGTCTCAGATCCAGGAGTTCAAGGAGGCCTTCAACATGATCGACCAGAACCGGGACGGCTTCATCGACAAGGAGGATCTTCATGACATGCTGGCCTCACTGG GTAAGAACCCGTCAGATGAGTACCTGGAGGGGATGATGGCGGAGGCGCCGGGGCCCATCAACTTCACCATGTTTCTCACCATGTTCGGAGAGCGCCTCAACGGCACCGACCCCGAGGACGTTATCCGCAACGCCTTCGCCTGCTTCGACGAGGAGGGTTCTG GAGTGCTCCACGAGGACCACCTGCGAGAGTTACTGACCACAATGGGCGACCGTTTCACTGATGAGGAAGTGGACGAGCTGTTCCGTGAGGCGCCTATCGACACGAAGGGCAACTTCAACTACGCCGAGTTCACCCGCATCCTCAAACACGGAGCTAAGGACAAGGACGACATGTAG